The sequence acaaaatgaGTAAATGTAACAGGGTACTTACTATAAGGAGGTCCCAACACTGCTCTAGCCCTGCACAGACTGATCAGGATGATTAATATCAATAAGATTTTAAGACAATACTTTTCTCCTGATATCAAAAGAGCTGTAAAGAACTGGCTACATTTATGCTGACAGCTGTCACTTAATTAGTCCAATGATGAGTCACTTAAGCTTGTATACACACTGTAAAACTCTCCCATTCGTGCCAGTATCAGTATTTCACCAGAGCAAAACATCAGGTGTCAAGAGTTCAATGTCACTGTGACATTGTTTGTGCAGGAGAAGCATGCTTTGTTCCAGTTTGTATTCTCAGTCATTAAACCAACTCAACGAGGAAAAGTCAACAGAAATGACGTGAATTATCTTGTGAACACTGACattctttttccattttgtacAATGTGTACAACTGGATGTGTCCAAGATAATGCAGTATTATACATAATGCTGCTGACATAAGAACCACAAGACAATATTATTaacaatatttcaaaacaattcaaaacaaaacaaacaatgaaactAATGTCCATACATATTAAATAACTGCCGGTCTCTCAAAACATGGGAATTTCAGCAGTTTTCTTGTATACTGGCAGTAATTCTGAGGACAAGACCTCCAATCTAGCCATTTACATGGGACCAGGCTGAAATTAACCTGATGCGCCAGATGGTTGGTTACACAGAACCATTTGAGAAGacgtccttggaaactgtttggaaaagggcacgcactttcaaaaaatacttggcaggtaattggatgaaccatctgtctatcaccgtcttagCTTGCAAGGTGGCTACAAAATGCTGCTCATCAAGAGAGAAAACTGTAGCTTGCAAAAACTTTAACAGTTAGTGTGTATTTAAAGGGGAAGATAATATGACATATAACTGACACTGGATTCAATCAGAAAACCTGTAGAAGTAATAGCTCATGTACCTAATCCAGTCCCCATGTGCCCCATGCCTCCTCCAAAACCACCACCTGAAGAAAAGAATGCAAGTTATGTTAGACCATGACACAACAATGTCACAAcactacaaacagaaacagcccataaagaaaaacagcacaCGTTACAAAAAGCAATCCCTAAACCACAAACTCGACACCAAACTACAGAGAGGAACATGCATAACCTCCACTGTGTCTGATGTTTAAGTATGTATGGAATTCAGAGTTGTTTGATGTCAGAGTATGGCTTACCCATTCCTCCGAATGAATCCCCAAATCCTCCTCGATTCATGGGCATGTCACTGTGGCCAAAATCGCGATCCATTCCACCCATTCCTGACCGGTACATATCTGAatagagaaataaaatgcaacctcagacttttttttttttacagtataagATTAAAGAACTGAACCTCATCTCAGCCCACTAGGGGTGAGTACACTTTCTTACCTCCCATCCTGCCAACTGGCGCCATGTCTCTCCCTCCAAAGCCACCCATGTTGCCCATGCTATCCATACCCCCAAAGCCTCCTCCGCCACTCATTCCTGTCGAAGCAACACCAAGTTTAATCATTACTTTCTGTTGAGGGAAGGAGAGAACACACAAAGGTCCCGCCACACCAAtaattcacagaaaaaaaaacattaaagagacCTAACCTGCTCCAAGTCTGTTCATTCCACCATAACCTGGAACATCCATACctatgttaatggagtggacaaaatattaggaacaccattcaatatatgCACCCCattacaccaccacccactacgacctctataataaacattaagtagaattatcatctttctgaaaatgtcaacaaatacagaaaatgtgtaagttgtgtaaatgtgaaatgtatagcagagctgttgtattggattgcacaggtgtacctaatgaagcggccagtgagtgtatatataaTGGCGACATATCCATtgaaagatactgtatgtagccTGATGATGAAACACTGTAGACAGGTGACTTCAGGGATAATGTCATTTACATCCTGAACAGTGTAGacattcagtgtttccagtaaTATCACCTCTGCTTTTCTTATCTCTTTAACCCATATTGAGACAGCTGCAGGGTCAAAAGATGACCCATGTAAATGTAAGCCAAGACTTAACAGCCGTATGGTTCACACATTAACTGTGTGAAATGCGTATAAATGGCGTTCAGTTGTTGCTTAATGCTGTGTTGTGGTGCTAATGTGTTGACCAGCTAGTGGAAATGTATCTGATTTCTTTCTGAGAAACATTTGCCTCCAAAGACAGGTTTGCAAGACAGTATGTGATGTACTGTCTGTAGCATGTGTGAGCAGATCCTATCCAACATAACTAAAAATAACTACAAGGTAACTGACCTCCAGGCCCCATGGAGCCCACACTTCCTCCACTGTTCAGACGGTTAGCGTTTATAGGCTGCCCTCCTGGTCCCAGTCCCATGCCAATACCACCTAGACCACCtacacatgaaaagaaaaaaaaggtgaagagTTTATGATATGTAATTAAAATACTAGCAGCAATAGCTGAGTGGAAtacaaatgtgagaatttataCATAGCTCAATCAGTATTCAATGATGCTAACGACATTCATGACAGTAACATTCTCATTGAGAATGTTGTGCAATGAAGACAGTCTTTTAgtgaaacaataaatgtgtcaaGACATATCTTTACATGGCCCTTTACTGCATCTGTAATGCACCAACCCTCACGGTTCGTACTGCACAAAGCATACTTAACTTTAAGGGTAAAAAGACACATTAACCCATATGTCATGTTGTTCATTCAGTGTAATATTTCTGcatcttatttgtttgttgtgagTCTTTACTTTCAGTGCAACATCCATTCCATAAATATGCAAGCAAACCATAACATTGGTGCCTGCCACAACTCAAACAAATTGACAGGTATTTCAATTCAAGAACCTCCACTTTTCGCCTTAGTAATGTTTGCGAAGAATAAAACAAGCgtacattttggaaaattacaAATAAAGGAACAAACATGCTGCAGGTTATGAAAGAATGAAACTAATCAGCTCTTTAAACATATGAGAAGCAATTCATCACTATCTAAGTTTTGAGATACCCCATCTCCTACTGAACTGCAGCAGCAACCACTTCTTATTTTATAATGTCTGTTCTGGTTGCCTTTATGTGTGAAGCAGCACATATCCTGCTGGTGGTAAAAAAGTTGGAAGCCACTTCATCTTTACTGTTCCAGCAAAAAATCTTTGCAATTTTATTAACATATGCCATTTGTTCTCAGTGGGCATCATATCTCTGACTTTGACAATGTTAGTGCTATACTCAATTCACTGAGCTCATTACTACAGATATGAGTTTGATATTAACAGCTGACAGAGGGATAACAGGGTACTCACGTGGTAACTGGGGTGTTTTTTCTACTTGGCGGAAATCATCAGGGGGAAGAGATTTCTCATCCTGTAAAGCAGCGataacaaatgtaaaaacacattttcacaacgCCTGTACAACTTCAGCACAGTGACGTAACTAAAAATAACATACCATTTTTACGTGCATCTGTCTGTCAAAGAGCATCTGCCCATTGAACATGGCTGAGTCCAGAGTCAAGAAGAAAGtcactgtaaaactgtaatgCATTGCtgtgtgctttttgttttatttctattttagtGCCAAGGATACATATGGCCTGCACAGCCTCCAGTGACTGCTCAAAAGTCACTGTTCCCATCCCGCGGCTCTTGCCATCCTTATCCTCCTTCACATCTGCTCGTTTCACCACACCTGCCATGCCAAACACCTCCTTTAACTTCTTCCAGCCCACCTTGAAATCAAgctgtaaaacaaaagaaaaaaaacaccaccatttttaataatcattaaaataatgatCATCAATCATCACTAGCTAGATTTGGGAATAGTTTATTACTATGTCCTCACATTGGCCACAAACACTGTGTTGCCCAGTCGTCCGGCTTGCAGTGCATGGATGACCTCAGGTGGGATGTTGGGGTTGTTGGCAATGGAGGGTGGGATGTTCATCCCACCAGGCCCCATGTCCTGCCCGCGACCTCCCTGTTGTCCTCCTCCCATCCGCTGCAGTACACGCCGGGCATGTTCCCCATCAGGGTCCTTGAATAACAAATACATTACAGTTTACGTCTCATTTCAGATATCGCAAATGTCAAATTAAGATCATCACAAGGAAGCTGTCAAGTAGGTGCTGtgcaaccaacagtaaacaactgTACACTGCAATTACAGTGCCAGCATCTGTGAAAGGGAGGTATTTTGGTTTAAAGTAAGATTCATATCGTTTAGCTTAGgcttattttattcattttgttaattttagaaTTACACATCACAATAAGAGTAAGACAATAacgctggaaaaaaaaaaccacaatcTAGCTGCTGCTactcagataaaaaaaaaaaaaaaaaagattaaatttgAGAGAAAAATGAGGTGCAAAAAATTATACCAAAACATGTAGTTCtgttaataatattaataagtcAATTTTGCTGTACTCATATATCACAATTTGCCCTCACCTCCTTGATGTTGAGGGGTCTTCCATTCAGGTCATGCTTATTCATAGTTTCTATTGCCTTCTTCACAAACTCTTCATCTTTGAATTCCACCACACTGTTAAATCAGGGACAGACGCATCTGATGAGTCCATGTAAGTTTAAGATTAACAACaattataataacatttatgtttgaaaatgaattaaaatttcTTACCCACAACCCTAACCAAGGGTATCATGGGAGTCCAGGTAGCACACATATCCAAAGCAAGGAGAGTAGACAAGATACAGTTAAAATCAAGACAAAGTACATGaacattgtaaatttaatgTATGTACATGCTTCTAGTATTTTCTATAGTGCATGTTGGCCATATTTTGTCCACTGGCTTGAGCCAGTAGGTTTATGGTTGTGTTCAAGTGTATTGCAAACCAGATTTAAAGGCCAATGACAGCTTAGTCTCAATCATTATTCAAAACAACACTGGATAATCTATAGTTTTTAAATAATAGTAAGAAGAATGTATCATTTAGAAAATCTTAGGTGCAAACATTTGGAATTATCAGGCACttaatgcattttcatttaatttaactgaaacattttaatgttttgaacaGGTCATTAATATCAagatagttaaaaaaaaaaaaaagcattaataaaCGTATTAAGTACATCGTTTAGAATTAACTAGTTTTACcacatcaataaaaaaatgtgtggtACACCTATACATCTATAGTAtgcatgtatttaaaataaaaccatattgataaaaaaaaaaaaaatactagagGACCTTACAAGACTGTTTTGTTCCTTTGAAGAGAGAGCTGTGCCATATAACAGAATTGTAACATAAGATTTTGAGATGTGAGGGTCAATCAATAGACAAATCACACAATCCACATTTCCCTTTGGAAAAtagccaaacaaacaaacttttacaCCAAttgaaatgacaacaacaaaagcaaaagtgTACTCTTGGATGAGTTCATTAGGCTACTTTTCCAAAATCAACAGGACATCTCCCTTTCAAATGAATATCAATCATTAGCCATCTACCAGGCTCTAAAAACAACCTACAGTATCTCCAGTTCAGTAACATAGTAAGACCCAAAGGATCAGAACCTAAAAGAGCACTTAGAGATTAATGAGAGCCTGCTGAGGGCGTTTAAAACCTCGTGCAGCAAGTTGGCCACATCACTTACCCTTGACTTTCCTTCTGCATCCTTAAAGAGCTCCACGTATGTAACCTCACCAACTACATGAGACATACAaaggaaaaataccaaaagAACAAAGGAATTTAAGTCACCAATTCTTCAAGTCGCCGTCGGCCTTGGCAATGCCGCTACAGATGGAGATGCCCCATTAATGATCAACAGTCAGCCCAGACCAACATCCCACCAGACAACACCATGCCTTTCTGGGCAGTGACTGAGACACCCAAAGGCCAAGGccagagagaaacacagctACATTAAACCTGGGAAATTCAAAAGACTTCAATATTGATCAGTTGGTCAACAGATTCCATTCATAGCAGTTGAGTTTTTAGGCTGTCCATTCACCTTTCAGGCCTCTAGAGACCCCCATAATTCAGAAAGTAGAATAGAACAATAATTTCATTCATATAATCAAAGTTCACCTTGCAACAGATGCAACAAAATCATACAACAGTCAATTCTACTACAGGTTTGAGGTGACATTTTGAAGCTGACAATGCCATAAAACAAGTGACAAAATAACTAAGTTCATCTTCCTTTTCTCACAGACATATCAGCCCAAACTAAATTAGTGCCCatccaaaaataaaagattaaaactcCAATAACCTAATATCACTATGCTGTTTCCCTACTATGTGAACTAGGAACATCCAGAGAAAGGTGAGAACTAAGTGACTACTGCTAGAAGCAGGATGATCCATCTGGTAACAAAGGAAAAGAGGTCAAGATCTTCTATTCACCTGAAGACTcagaaacagggggaaacaccAACCCCACCACTGAAGAAATTACCTTTCTCACGCATTAGATCTTTAATTGCCTGCCACTTCATATCATAGGGGATATTGCTGATGAACACACGGTTCCTGTGAGCACCCTTCTTTTCTCCACCATGTTTGTCTTTGTAAGGATGGTAGCGGTTTCCTCTTCTGCTTCCAGAAGACTTCTCCTTagcatcatgtttttcttttggggGCTTGGTTTCCTCAGCATCCCTACAAAGTGCACAAAGCAGCAAGTGATAAAAGCCTTATTCAAAATAATGTAGTATGTACATTAAAAGACCTGTCCAaaaatttattaaataaataaaacaacaggtATTCTCATCCTATTgtataatatttatttcagtAGTGGGGCTGTACTTTCAGTGCATTCAGTTCtatgaatattacattaatGACACCGCTTTCCTTGAGGACTTACTCAAAATGATCATTGAGTAgcataataaaatattataacttCTATATTTCTATGTAGAACTTTGTATGGTTAAGTCTCAGATACCAGGTATGGTATCTGAGAAAAGTATGGAAGCTGAGTGTAAAGGGAAATCACTTTGAAGAATGTGACTTTATTATAGTAGTAGAGTAAGTTCGTAAGGGAAAAACGTAATCATGAAGGTGGTTCTGacaagcaaacacaaaaaacttcTGATTCTGATGGTGAGAAAACCAACTACTTTCAGGCTGTACAATGACTCTCCTCTGTGTCGGGAGAAGGGGCTACTCTGACAGTGAAGACAGACTGCTCAACtggacttttgttttattatttattacatcgTCAATCACATATGTTGTATTTCAGATTCGTATTTTCACAATTTTGGGTACTGTCTGTATATGCTGCTGTTATCATATGTATATACTTTGTGTAGATTATTCAGGTATCAATATgtattggggttttttttgttttgtttctttaaccTCATTGTTGGCTGCTGTAACATCATTAATAAAGCATCTGTCTCTTCCTGAGCTAATTGTAACGAAGGTGAACTCAGAAATCAGATAAACTGTTTATGTCGAAATTAAGACTATGAACATCCGTATTTAACATTCTCTAGTGTCTTCGTGTTTATAACTTCTCATCTAAAGACTTAAAAAGCTGCCCCGCTATAAAAATTGGCTTCTGGTCAGGTGTGAGGGGCAAAGAAAACACTACGTTAGCGCGTTAATTCATTAGCTAACAGTACAGTATAACGGAGCCAGCTGAAGCTAACTTCACGTTGTTGACACAATGAAACATGCACACCTGAGCTGAGATTGGCTGGGACGCCGCTTAAGTCAAGACTAGCCTATTTGATTCATGTAACCAAAAGGTTGCGCTAAATTTAACAAGCGTTGACTTTCAGAATTATGTTAGCGTTAGCACTAGcaaaacataataatattaGAGATTAACAGTTGTGCTAGCTGCCCGTAAAGGTTGACCTATATACCTACAGTGCATCATTTTGAGACTCCAGTTAGAGAAATAATAGCATATTTCTGGCGTCAAGATGGGTATAAACCTATCAACTACCAAAAAGGTCCTTACAACATGGTTTACGAGGCTTCTTGGCTAACAATAGCTAGCATATGAGGACTCCATTTTAGCTAAGCGTGCTAACGGCTGTACACACGAGCAGAACAAAGCCTCATTTACACTCACGTTTTTACGCCATTGGGCGTTTCCTCAGATGTCTCTTCGGTGTCGGACTTGATGGATGCAGTAGATTCCTCTTGCTTTGGCTCTTCGTCAAGAGTCACAA comes from Thunnus maccoyii chromosome 1, fThuMac1.1, whole genome shotgun sequence and encodes:
- the myef2 gene encoding myelin expression factor 2, giving the protein MADVVTLDEEPKQEESTASIKSDTEETSEETPNGVKTDAEETKPPKEKHDAKEKSSGSRRGNRYHPYKDKHGGEKKGAHRNRVFISNIPYDMKWQAIKDLMREKVGEVTYVELFKDAEGKSRGCGVVEFKDEEFVKKAIETMNKHDLNGRPLNIKEDPDGEHARRVLQRMGGGQQGGRGQDMGPGGMNIPPSIANNPNIPPEVIHALQAGRLGNTVFVANLDFKVGWKKLKEVFGMAGVVKRADVKEDKDGKSRGMGTVTFEQSLEAVQAISMFNGQMLFDRQMHVKMDEKSLPPDDFRQVEKTPQLPRGLGGIGMGLGPGGQPINANRLNSGGSVGSMGPGGMDVPGYGGMNRLGAGMSGGGGFGGMDSMGNMGGFGGRDMAPVGRMGDMYRSGMGGMDRDFGHSDMPMNRGGFGDSFGGMGGGFGGGMGHMGTGLGGGMGNMSMDRMGSSFDRMGMSGMDMNRGFGGYGGGGPSHMGGGMSDRGSGSKAGCQIFVRNLSYDLTWQKLKEKFSHCGQVMFAEIKMENGKSKGCGTVRFDSPESAEKACRMMNGTKINGREVDVRIDRNA